One window of the Melospiza melodia melodia isolate bMelMel2 chromosome 15, bMelMel2.pri, whole genome shotgun sequence genome contains the following:
- the PSMA4 gene encoding proteasome subunit alpha type-4 encodes MSRRYDSRTTIFSPEGRLYQVEYAMEAIGHAGTCLGILANDGVLLAAERRNIHKLLDEVFFSEKIYKLNEDMACSVAGITSDANVLTNELRLIAQRYLLQYQEPIPCEQLVTALCDIKQAYTQFGGKRPFGVSLLYIGWDKHYGFQLYQSDPSGNYGGWKATCIGNNSAAAVSMLKQDYKEGEMTLKTALALAIKVLNKTMDVSKLSAEKVEIATLTRENGKTVIRVLKQKEVEQLIKQHEEEEAKAEREKKEKEQKEKDK; translated from the exons ATG TCTCGAAGATATGACTCCAGAACTACCATATTTTCTCCGGAAG GTCGCCTGTACCAGGTTGAGTATGCCATGGAGGCCATTGGCCATGCAGGCACCTGCCTGGGCATTCTAGCAAACGATGGAgtcctgctggcagcagagcgGCGCAACATTCACAAGCTTCTGGATGAAGTGTTTTTCTCAGAGAAGATATACAAACTTAATGA GGATATGGCGTGCAGCGTGGCAGGAATAACTTCAGATGCCAATGTTCTAACAAATGAGCTGAGACTGATTGCACAGAG GTATTTGTTACAGTATCAAGAGCCCATTCCTTGTGAACAACTAGTAACAGCACTGTGTGATATCAAGCAGGCTTACACACAGTTTGGAG GAAAACGTCCTTTTGGTGTTTCATTGCTCTATATTGGCTGGGATAAGCATTATGGATTTCAGCTGTACCAAAGTGATCCTAGTGGAAATTATGGAGGGTGGAAAGCCACATGCATTGGGAATAATAGTGCT GCAGCTGTGTCAATGCTGAAGCAAGACTACAAAGAAGGGGAAATGACCTTAAAGACTGCCTTGGCATTGGCCATTAAGGTTCTAAACAAGACCATGGATGTCAGCAAGCTCTCTGCTGAGAAAG TTGAAATTGCAACACTGACAAGAGAGAACGGAAAGACAGTAATAAGGGTTCTGAAGCAAAAGGAGGTGGAACAATTGATAAAACAACATGAGGAGGAGGAAGCAAAAGCTGAACGtgaaaagaaggagaaagaacaAAAAGAGAAGGATAAATAG
- the HYKK gene encoding hydroxylysine kinase, translating into MSSGNDCQPQTLTKPTFDERGAAELVDRVFGLKVSWISSLPSYDDQNFHVRVSAGGADEYVLKITNSEDSQEPDLIEVQTQAMMFLSAQGFPSATPYLTKDGHIMSLESGGTGLGSKKYMVRLLTYLPGTPVAKITTNAQILYEIGRLAASVDKVLSEKFQHPSVKSLHRGRFIWNLANVPLLDQYIYALGQNKYRAVVEQVIEQFKGKVIPKLSSFRACINHGDLNDHNILVDSCSASLENPQYRVSGILDFSDMSYGYYVFEVAIAIMYMMIESPDPLSVGGHVLAGFESILPLTAEERGALFLLVSGRFAQSLVIAAHTALLYPENKEYLTITAKTGWKHLMTMFEVGQEAVEKKWFETAQAYTHHAPAP; encoded by the exons ATGTCTTCTGGAAATGACTGTCAGCCCCAGACCTTGACCAAGCCCACGTTTGAtgagagaggggcagctgaattggTTGACAGGGTGTTTGGATTGAAGGTATCTTGGATCAGCTCACTCCCCAGCTATGATGATCAGAACTTCCACGTGCGTGTCTCAGCTGGAGGTGCTGATGAGTATGTCCTCAAAATCACCAATTCAGAAGACAGCCAGGAGCCTGACCTCATTGAAGTGCAGACCCAGGCCATGATGTTTCTCAGTGCTCAAGGCTTCCCTTCAGCTACTCCTTATCTGACAAAAGATGGTCACATAATGTCTCTGGAATCGGGAG GTACTGGACTTGGGAGCAAGAAGTACATGGTCAGACTGCTGACTTACCTGCCAGGCACACCAGTAGCAAAAATCACTACCAATGCTCAGATTCTGTATGAGATTGGGAGGCTTGCTGCCAGCGTGGATAAAGTGCTCTCAGAG AAATTCCAGCATCCATCAGTAAAAAGTCTGCATCGAGGTCGGTTCATTTGGAATCTGGCAAATGTTCCTCTTCTAGATCAGTACATTTATGCCTTGGGCCAGAACAAATACCGTGCAGTGGTGGAGCAAGTTATTGAGCAGTTCAAAGGCAAAGTAATACCCAAGCTCAGCAGTTTCCGAGCAt GTATCAATCATGGAGACCTTAATGACCACAACATTCTAGTAGACTCCTGTTCTGCTTCCCTGGAGAATCCCCAGTACAGAGTGTCTGGCATCCTGGACTTCAGCGACATGAGTTATGGATATTACGTGTTTGAGGTTGCAATAGCCATCATGTACATGATGATTGAGAGCCCAGACCCTCTGAGTGTTGGGGGACATGTTCTCGCAGGGTTTGAGAGCATCCTGCCGCTCACTGCTGAGGAGAGAGGTGCCCTCTTTCTCCTGGTGAGTGGGAGGTTTGCACAGTCCCTCGTCATCGCTGCCCACACAGCTCTTCTGTACCCAGAGAACAAGGAGTACCTCACAATCACGGCAAAAACTGGCTGGAAACACTTAATGACAATGTTCGAGGTGGGCCAGGAAGCTGTGGAGAAGAAGTGGTTTGAGACTGCCCAGGCGTACACGCACCACGCACCTGCCCCGTAG